Sequence from the Bacillus thuringiensis genome:
CAATTAATGGTCAAGTGGCAAAAGCGAGTTCAGATGTGAAAGTAGCTGATGAATTAACAATTCGTTTTGGGCAAAAAATAGTAACTGTAAAAATAAACGAATTGAAAGAAACGACAAAAAAAGAAGATGCAGCAAATATGTATAGCTTAGTTCGTGAAGAAAAAGTAAAGGCTGAAGAAGGCTTGTTCTAAAATCAATTATCTCTTCATACATTACTATTAGCTAGTATAAATGTATGGGGGGATTTACGTGAATAATGGTTACTCACCTATGTCTTCTAATCAACAAAATGTTTCTGTAGAGCATGATATTATTATGCGTGGTAGGCGTGTAATTGATATTACCGGTGTAAAGCAGGTAGAGAGTTTTGATAGCGAAGAGTTTTTACTTGAGACAGTAATGGGCTTTTTAACAATTCGTGGTCAAAATTTGCAAATGAAAAATTTAGATGTAGAAAAAGGCATTGTATCGATTAAAGGGAAAGTTCATGAGATGCTGTATATTGATGAGAATCAAGG
This genomic interval carries:
- a CDS encoding RNA-binding S4 domain-containing protein, with protein sequence MRLDKFLKVSRLIKRRTLAKEVADQGRISINGQVAKASSDVKVADELTIRFGQKIVTVKINELKETTKKEDAANMYSLVREEKVKAEEGLF
- the yabP gene encoding sporulation protein YabP, whose translation is MSSNQQNVSVEHDIIMRGRRVIDITGVKQVESFDSEEFLLETVMGFLTIRGQNLQMKNLDVEKGIVSIKGKVHEMLYIDENQGDKTKGFFSKLFK